From one Oxyura jamaicensis isolate SHBP4307 breed ruddy duck chromosome 15, BPBGC_Ojam_1.0, whole genome shotgun sequence genomic stretch:
- the RSRC2 gene encoding arginine/serine-rich coiled-coil protein 2 isoform X2 produces MAGSDTEREAVAPEKSSPEREKKKEQSDASSSPRTSKHHYSRSRSRSRERRRKSDAEGRKHRSRSRSKEARRHESKEKSSKKHKSEDHNDKEHSSDKGRDSLNSSENGEDRHKRKERKSSRGRSHSRSRSRERRHRSRSRDRKKSRSRSRERKRRVRSRSRSRSRHRHRSRSRSRTRSRSRERKKRIEKPRRFSRSHSRSPSPPPFRGRNTAMDAQEALARRLERAKKLQEQREKEMVEKQKQQEMAAAAATGGSVINVAALLASGTQVTPQIAMAAQMAALQAKALAETGIAVPSYYNPAAVNPMKFAEQEKKRKMLWQGKKEGDKSQSAEIWEKLNFGNKDQNVKFRKLMGIKSEDEAGCSSVDEESYKTLKQQEEVFRNLDAQYEMARSQTHTQRGMGLGFTSSMRGMDAV; encoded by the exons ATGGCG GGCAGTGACACAGAACGAGAGGCAGTAGCCCCAGAAAAGTCCtctccagaaagagaaaagaaaaaggaacaatcAGATGCCTCTAGTTCTCCCAGAACATCAAAGCATCATTATTCAAGATCCCGCTCACGGTCAAGGGAAAGAAGACGGAAATCAG atgctgaaggaagaaaacacagaagccGGAGCAGAAGCAAAGAG GCAAGAAGACACGAATCCAAAGAGAAGTCCTCCAAGAAGCACAAATCTGAAGACCACAATGACAAAGAACATTCTTCTGACAAGGGCAGAGATAGCCTAAACTCATCTGAAAATGGTGAGGATAGACATAAACgcaaagagagaaaatcatCAAGGGGGAGGAGTCATTCAAGATCCAGGTCTCGTGAAAG ACGTCATCGTAGTAGAAGTCGTGATAGGAAAAAATCCCGATCTcgcagcagagagagaaagcgCCGTGTAAGATCTCGTTCAAGATCACGATCTAGACACAGACATAGAAgtagaagcagaagcagaactaGGAGTAGAAGCAG AGAGCGCAAGAAAAGAATTGAAAAGCCCCGAAGGTTCAGCAGGAGTCATAGCCGGAGTCCAAGTCCACCACCTTTTCGGGGACGAAATACAGCTATGGATGCACAGGAAGCATTAGCCAGAAG GTTGGAGAGAGCAAAGAAATTGCaagaacagagagagaaagaaatggttgaaaaacagaagcaacagGAAATGGCTGCAG ctgcagccactggAGGTTCTGTTATTAATGTTGCTGCTCTTCTGGCATCGGGAACACAAGTAACTCCTCAAATAGCAATGGCAGCTCAAATGGCAGCACTACAAGCAAAAGCACTAGCAGAGACTGGAATAGCCGTACCTAGCTATTACAACCCAGCAGCAGTGAATCCCATGAAATTTGctgaacaagagaaaaagcGGAAGATGCTTTGGCAAGGCAAAAAGGAAGGG GATAAATCGCAGTCTGCAGAAATATGggagaaattaaattttggAAACAAGGACCAAAATGTCAAGTTCAGAAAACTGATGGGCATTAAG AGTGAGGATGAAGCTGGCTGTAGTTCAGTTGATGAAGAGAGTTACAAAACGCTGAAACAACAGGAAGAGGTTTTCAGAAATCTAGATGCACAGTATGAAATGGCAAGATCACAGACGCATACGCAAAGAGGAATGGGATTGGGGTTTACATCTTCAATGCGAGGAATGGATGCAGTTTGA
- the RSRC2 gene encoding arginine/serine-rich coiled-coil protein 2 isoform X1, with the protein MAGSDTEREAVAPEKSSPEREKKKEQSDASSSPRTSKHHYSRSRSRSRERRRKSDAEGRKHRSRSRSKEARRHESKEKSSKKHKSEDHNDKEHSSDKGRDSLNSSENGEDRHKRKERKSSRGRSHSRSRSRERRHRSRSRDRKKSRSRSRERKRRVRSRSRSRSRHRHRSRSRSRTRSRSRERKKRIEKPRRFSRSHSRSPSPPPFRGRNTAMDAQEALARRLERAKKLQEQREKEMVEKQKQQEMAAAAAATGGSVINVAALLASGTQVTPQIAMAAQMAALQAKALAETGIAVPSYYNPAAVNPMKFAEQEKKRKMLWQGKKEGDKSQSAEIWEKLNFGNKDQNVKFRKLMGIKSEDEAGCSSVDEESYKTLKQQEEVFRNLDAQYEMARSQTHTQRGMGLGFTSSMRGMDAV; encoded by the exons ATGGCG GGCAGTGACACAGAACGAGAGGCAGTAGCCCCAGAAAAGTCCtctccagaaagagaaaagaaaaaggaacaatcAGATGCCTCTAGTTCTCCCAGAACATCAAAGCATCATTATTCAAGATCCCGCTCACGGTCAAGGGAAAGAAGACGGAAATCAG atgctgaaggaagaaaacacagaagccGGAGCAGAAGCAAAGAG GCAAGAAGACACGAATCCAAAGAGAAGTCCTCCAAGAAGCACAAATCTGAAGACCACAATGACAAAGAACATTCTTCTGACAAGGGCAGAGATAGCCTAAACTCATCTGAAAATGGTGAGGATAGACATAAACgcaaagagagaaaatcatCAAGGGGGAGGAGTCATTCAAGATCCAGGTCTCGTGAAAG ACGTCATCGTAGTAGAAGTCGTGATAGGAAAAAATCCCGATCTcgcagcagagagagaaagcgCCGTGTAAGATCTCGTTCAAGATCACGATCTAGACACAGACATAGAAgtagaagcagaagcagaactaGGAGTAGAAGCAG AGAGCGCAAGAAAAGAATTGAAAAGCCCCGAAGGTTCAGCAGGAGTCATAGCCGGAGTCCAAGTCCACCACCTTTTCGGGGACGAAATACAGCTATGGATGCACAGGAAGCATTAGCCAGAAG GTTGGAGAGAGCAAAGAAATTGCaagaacagagagagaaagaaatggttgaaaaacagaagcaacagGAAATGGCTGCAG cagctgcagccactggAGGTTCTGTTATTAATGTTGCTGCTCTTCTGGCATCGGGAACACAAGTAACTCCTCAAATAGCAATGGCAGCTCAAATGGCAGCACTACAAGCAAAAGCACTAGCAGAGACTGGAATAGCCGTACCTAGCTATTACAACCCAGCAGCAGTGAATCCCATGAAATTTGctgaacaagagaaaaagcGGAAGATGCTTTGGCAAGGCAAAAAGGAAGGG GATAAATCGCAGTCTGCAGAAATATGggagaaattaaattttggAAACAAGGACCAAAATGTCAAGTTCAGAAAACTGATGGGCATTAAG AGTGAGGATGAAGCTGGCTGTAGTTCAGTTGATGAAGAGAGTTACAAAACGCTGAAACAACAGGAAGAGGTTTTCAGAAATCTAGATGCACAGTATGAAATGGCAAGATCACAGACGCATACGCAAAGAGGAATGGGATTGGGGTTTACATCTTCAATGCGAGGAATGGATGCAGTTTGA
- the RSRC2 gene encoding arginine/serine-rich coiled-coil protein 2 isoform X3: MPLVLPEHQSIIIQDPAHGQGKEDGNQMLKEENTEAGAEAKRTNFFLKQARRHESKEKSSKKHKSEDHNDKEHSSDKGRDSLNSSENGEDRHKRKERKSSRGRSHSRSRSRERRHRSRSRDRKKSRSRSRERKRRVRSRSRSRSRHRHRSRSRSRTRSRSRERKKRIEKPRRFSRSHSRSPSPPPFRGRNTAMDAQEALARRLERAKKLQEQREKEMVEKQKQQEMAAAAAATGGSVINVAALLASGTQVTPQIAMAAQMAALQAKALAETGIAVPSYYNPAAVNPMKFAEQEKKRKMLWQGKKEGDKSQSAEIWEKLNFGNKDQNVKFRKLMGIKSEDEAGCSSVDEESYKTLKQQEEVFRNLDAQYEMARSQTHTQRGMGLGFTSSMRGMDAV, from the exons ATGCCTCTAGTTCTCCCAGAACATCAAAGCATCATTATTCAAGATCCCGCTCACGGTCAAGGGAAAGAAGACGGAAATCAG atgctgaaggaagaaaacacagaagccGGAGCAGAAGCAAAGAG aacCAACTTCTTCTTAAAACAGGCAAGAAGACACGAATCCAAAGAGAAGTCCTCCAAGAAGCACAAATCTGAAGACCACAATGACAAAGAACATTCTTCTGACAAGGGCAGAGATAGCCTAAACTCATCTGAAAATGGTGAGGATAGACATAAACgcaaagagagaaaatcatCAAGGGGGAGGAGTCATTCAAGATCCAGGTCTCGTGAAAG ACGTCATCGTAGTAGAAGTCGTGATAGGAAAAAATCCCGATCTcgcagcagagagagaaagcgCCGTGTAAGATCTCGTTCAAGATCACGATCTAGACACAGACATAGAAgtagaagcagaagcagaactaGGAGTAGAAGCAG AGAGCGCAAGAAAAGAATTGAAAAGCCCCGAAGGTTCAGCAGGAGTCATAGCCGGAGTCCAAGTCCACCACCTTTTCGGGGACGAAATACAGCTATGGATGCACAGGAAGCATTAGCCAGAAG GTTGGAGAGAGCAAAGAAATTGCaagaacagagagagaaagaaatggttgaaaaacagaagcaacagGAAATGGCTGCAG cagctgcagccactggAGGTTCTGTTATTAATGTTGCTGCTCTTCTGGCATCGGGAACACAAGTAACTCCTCAAATAGCAATGGCAGCTCAAATGGCAGCACTACAAGCAAAAGCACTAGCAGAGACTGGAATAGCCGTACCTAGCTATTACAACCCAGCAGCAGTGAATCCCATGAAATTTGctgaacaagagaaaaagcGGAAGATGCTTTGGCAAGGCAAAAAGGAAGGG GATAAATCGCAGTCTGCAGAAATATGggagaaattaaattttggAAACAAGGACCAAAATGTCAAGTTCAGAAAACTGATGGGCATTAAG AGTGAGGATGAAGCTGGCTGTAGTTCAGTTGATGAAGAGAGTTACAAAACGCTGAAACAACAGGAAGAGGTTTTCAGAAATCTAGATGCACAGTATGAAATGGCAAGATCACAGACGCATACGCAAAGAGGAATGGGATTGGGGTTTACATCTTCAATGCGAGGAATGGATGCAGTTTGA
- the RSRC2 gene encoding arginine/serine-rich coiled-coil protein 2 isoform X4: MIRTNFFLKQARRHESKEKSSKKHKSEDHNDKEHSSDKGRDSLNSSENGEDRHKRKERKSSRGRSHSRSRSRERRHRSRSRDRKKSRSRSRERKRRVRSRSRSRSRHRHRSRSRSRTRSRSRERKKRIEKPRRFSRSHSRSPSPPPFRGRNTAMDAQEALARRLERAKKLQEQREKEMVEKQKQQEMAAAAAATGGSVINVAALLASGTQVTPQIAMAAQMAALQAKALAETGIAVPSYYNPAAVNPMKFAEQEKKRKMLWQGKKEGDKSQSAEIWEKLNFGNKDQNVKFRKLMGIKSEDEAGCSSVDEESYKTLKQQEEVFRNLDAQYEMARSQTHTQRGMGLGFTSSMRGMDAV; the protein is encoded by the exons ATGATAAG aacCAACTTCTTCTTAAAACAGGCAAGAAGACACGAATCCAAAGAGAAGTCCTCCAAGAAGCACAAATCTGAAGACCACAATGACAAAGAACATTCTTCTGACAAGGGCAGAGATAGCCTAAACTCATCTGAAAATGGTGAGGATAGACATAAACgcaaagagagaaaatcatCAAGGGGGAGGAGTCATTCAAGATCCAGGTCTCGTGAAAG ACGTCATCGTAGTAGAAGTCGTGATAGGAAAAAATCCCGATCTcgcagcagagagagaaagcgCCGTGTAAGATCTCGTTCAAGATCACGATCTAGACACAGACATAGAAgtagaagcagaagcagaactaGGAGTAGAAGCAG AGAGCGCAAGAAAAGAATTGAAAAGCCCCGAAGGTTCAGCAGGAGTCATAGCCGGAGTCCAAGTCCACCACCTTTTCGGGGACGAAATACAGCTATGGATGCACAGGAAGCATTAGCCAGAAG GTTGGAGAGAGCAAAGAAATTGCaagaacagagagagaaagaaatggttgaaaaacagaagcaacagGAAATGGCTGCAG cagctgcagccactggAGGTTCTGTTATTAATGTTGCTGCTCTTCTGGCATCGGGAACACAAGTAACTCCTCAAATAGCAATGGCAGCTCAAATGGCAGCACTACAAGCAAAAGCACTAGCAGAGACTGGAATAGCCGTACCTAGCTATTACAACCCAGCAGCAGTGAATCCCATGAAATTTGctgaacaagagaaaaagcGGAAGATGCTTTGGCAAGGCAAAAAGGAAGGG GATAAATCGCAGTCTGCAGAAATATGggagaaattaaattttggAAACAAGGACCAAAATGTCAAGTTCAGAAAACTGATGGGCATTAAG AGTGAGGATGAAGCTGGCTGTAGTTCAGTTGATGAAGAGAGTTACAAAACGCTGAAACAACAGGAAGAGGTTTTCAGAAATCTAGATGCACAGTATGAAATGGCAAGATCACAGACGCATACGCAAAGAGGAATGGGATTGGGGTTTACATCTTCAATGCGAGGAATGGATGCAGTTTGA